The following DNA comes from Paraburkholderia sp. PGU19.
GGCGTGGGCGTGCCGAAGGGCGAGACGCGTCTTCTGAACGTGGTCGATGACACGCTCAAGGGACTCGAAGCGAACGGCACGGCGAGCAAGATCTACGATCAGTGGTTCGGCCCGACGAGCCGCGCACCGTTGCCGCGTCTGTTCAAGATCGGCGATCCGCAGAAGAGCTGAAACACGTATGAACGGCTGGCTGGAACCGAAGTACGTCGGATGGCTCGCGCACGGCTTCGAGATGACCTTGCTGTTGTCGGCGTGCGTGATCGTGTCGGCGACGCTGTTGGGTTTCGCGCTCGCGATGGCGCGCAATGCGCGTAACGGCTTCGTTACGCGCATTGCTGCGCTGTATGTGCTCGTCTTTCGCAACTCGCCGTTGCTCGTGCAACTGCTGTTCTGGTACTTCGGCGCGGCGACGATGCTGCCGCCTGGCTGGATGGAGTGGCTCAACACGCCGCATACGCTTTCCTTGTGGACCTTTACGCTTTCATGGCCACCGTTCGAGTTCGTCGCGGGCTGGATCGGGTTGACGTGTTATGCGACGACATTCGTCGGTGAAGAGTTTCGCGCGGGAATGCGTGGCGTCAAGGACGGACAGTATCAGGCCGCCGCCGCGTTGGGACTCGCGCCGCTCGGCACGTTTCGCTACGTGATTCTGCCGCAGGCGATCCGCATTGCGACGCCGCCGCTTGCGGGGCAATACATGAACATCGTGAAGAACTCGTCGCTGACGATGGCGATCGGTCTCGCGGAACTGTCGTACACGTCGCGGCAAGTCGATACCGAAACGTTCAAGACATTCCAGGCATTCGGCGCCGCGACCGTTCTCTATATCGCGACCATTGCGGCGATCGAGGTCGGCTTGCTTCTCTGGAAGCGCCGCAGCGCGCACGCGTGGCAGCGAGGCACGGCATGAGCGCCGTTGATTGGTTGCCCACGTTGCGTTATCTGTTGCTCGGCACGTTTCCGAATGGCCCGCTCGGTGGGGCGGCGTTGACGCTGGTGATGTCGGTTGTGTCGGCGTTGCTTTCTGCCATGGTCGGACTGGCGGGCGGCATCGCACTTTCGATGACGCGCGGCGCGGTACATCTCGCGCTGACAGCAGTGGTGGGCTTTTTCCGCGCGATTCCCGTCCTGATGCTGATCTTCTGGACGTTCTTTCTGATGCCGATGCTGCTGCACATCGATGTGCCCGGCCTCGCGACGGTCGTATGCGCGCTGGCGCTGATCGGCGGCGCGTATCTGTCGCATTCGGTGCAGGCGGGCATTGTCGCCGTCCGCGCGGGGCAGGAGCAGGCGGCATTGTCGCTTGGCCTCACGCGCTGGCAGGCGCTGCGCTACGTGCTGTTGCCGCAGGCCGTGCGGATCATGACGCCGTCGTTCGTGAACCAGTGGGTGTCGCTGATCAAGGACACGTCGCTGGCGTATATCGTCGGCGTGCCTGAGTTTACGTTTCTCGCCAACCAGATCAACAACCGGCTGATGGTGTATCCCGTGCAGATATTTCTGTTCGTCGGGCTGGTTTATCTGCTGCTGTGTTCGGCGCTGCAATTTTGCGCGACGCGCCTGCTTGGTGGCAGACAGCGTCGCAGCAAGCCCGACGCACATACGCACGTTACCCGCTTCCCTCATGTCCAATCCGCCGATTCCTGAATCCAGGACTGCTCCCGCGTTGCCGCGTCGCCGGATGCTCGGCGGGCTGGCGCTGTCCGCGCTGGTCGCGCCCGGCGTGAAGGCGGCGACGCTGTTGCGCCCGCTGAACGTCGATCCGTGGACGCAAACGCCCGGCGCGCCGATCCTCGATCATCCGTACGGACAACCGTCGCCGCGCGAAGCGAACGTGGTGCGCCGCGCGGCGCGCGCATGGCCGATGCCGGGCGCGGCCTCGTCGCTCACGCCGCTCGCGGACCTGCACGGCACGATCACGCCGAACGGGCTCGTGTATGAGCGTCATCATTCTGGCGTGCCGGATATCGATCCCGACGTGCATCGCCTGGTCGTGCATGGCCTGGTGCGCGAGCCGAAGCTCTTCACGATGGATGATCTGCTGCGTCTGCCGTCCGAGTCGCGGATTCATTTCCTGGAATGCTCGGGCAACACGGGAAGCGAATGGAAAGGTCCGAGCGGCCTGCCAGTGCAGATCACGCACGGACTGCTGTCGTGTTGCGAATGGACGGGCGTGCGTCTTTCGACCTTGCTCGAAGCGACGGGCGGACTCGCGGCGGCGACGGACGGACGCACGCCGAAATGGCTGCTCGCCGAAGGCGCCGATGCCGCCGCGATGACGCGCAGCCTGCCGCTCGACCGCATTCTCGACCGCGCGCTCGTCGTCTATGCGCAAAACGGCGAGCGTCTGCGGCCCGAGAACGGTTATCCGCTGCGGCTTCTCGTGCCGGGCTTCGAAGGCAATACGAATGTGAAGTGGTTGCGGCGTCTGAAGGTCGTCGATGCGCCGCTGGAGACGCGCGAGGAAACATCGAAATATACGGGGCTGCTGCCGGATGGACGCGCGCGGCAGTTCGTGTTCGAGATGGATGCGAAGTCGGTGATCACGCGGCCTTCGTCGGGGCAACGGCTGACGGTGCACGGCTTTTATCCGATTGTCGGTCTCGCGTGGTCGGGGCGTGGCGCGATTCGCCGGGTCGAAGTATCGACGGATGGCGGCAAGACGTGGCAGGACGCGACGCTCGACGACACGCCGCGCGATCGCGCGTTGACGCGCTTTCAATCGGGCTGGGTGTGGAACGGTGAGCCAACGGCCATTCTGTCGCGCGCTACCGATTCGACGGGTTACGTGCAGCCGACGCGCGAAGCGCTCGTGCAGGCGCGCGGACTGAACTCGAATTATCACTACAACGGCATTCATCAGTGGCGCATCGGCGCCGATGGAAGCGTGAAAAATGCTTAAGTCAATCT
Coding sequences within:
- the soxC gene encoding sulfite dehydrogenase, with translation MSNPPIPESRTAPALPRRRMLGGLALSALVAPGVKAATLLRPLNVDPWTQTPGAPILDHPYGQPSPREANVVRRAARAWPMPGAASSLTPLADLHGTITPNGLVYERHHSGVPDIDPDVHRLVVHGLVREPKLFTMDDLLRLPSESRIHFLECSGNTGSEWKGPSGLPVQITHGLLSCCEWTGVRLSTLLEATGGLAAATDGRTPKWLLAEGADAAAMTRSLPLDRILDRALVVYAQNGERLRPENGYPLRLLVPGFEGNTNVKWLRRLKVVDAPLETREETSKYTGLLPDGRARQFVFEMDAKSVITRPSSGQRLTVHGFYPIVGLAWSGRGAIRRVEVSTDGGKTWQDATLDDTPRDRALTRFQSGWVWNGEPTAILSRATDSTGYVQPTREALVQARGLNSNYHYNGIHQWRIGADGSVKNA
- a CDS encoding amino acid ABC transporter permease, with the translated sequence MSAVDWLPTLRYLLLGTFPNGPLGGAALTLVMSVVSALLSAMVGLAGGIALSMTRGAVHLALTAVVGFFRAIPVLMLIFWTFFLMPMLLHIDVPGLATVVCALALIGGAYLSHSVQAGIVAVRAGQEQAALSLGLTRWQALRYVLLPQAVRIMTPSFVNQWVSLIKDTSLAYIVGVPEFTFLANQINNRLMVYPVQIFLFVGLVYLLLCSALQFCATRLLGGRQRRSKPDAHTHVTRFPHVQSADS
- a CDS encoding amino acid ABC transporter permease produces the protein MNGWLEPKYVGWLAHGFEMTLLLSACVIVSATLLGFALAMARNARNGFVTRIAALYVLVFRNSPLLVQLLFWYFGAATMLPPGWMEWLNTPHTLSLWTFTLSWPPFEFVAGWIGLTCYATTFVGEEFRAGMRGVKDGQYQAAAALGLAPLGTFRYVILPQAIRIATPPLAGQYMNIVKNSSLTMAIGLAELSYTSRQVDTETFKTFQAFGAATVLYIATIAAIEVGLLLWKRRSAHAWQRGTA